One Arvicanthis niloticus isolate mArvNil1 chromosome 3, mArvNil1.pat.X, whole genome shotgun sequence DNA segment encodes these proteins:
- the Stk11ip gene encoding serine/threonine-protein kinase 11-interacting protein isoform X1, with amino-acid sequence MGSRGPLFLESGLRPQRPVAMTTAPRDSVVWKLAGLLRESGDAVLSGCSTLSLLTATLQQLNRVLELYLGPWGPCQTGFVALPSHPADSPVILQLQFLFDVLQKTLSLKLVHVPGVGLPGPIKIFPFKSLRQLELRGVPIQSLCGLRGIYSQLESLVCTRSIQALEELLSACGGDLCSALPWLALLSADFSYNALSNLDSSLRLLSALRFLNLSHNHIQDCKGFLMDLSELYHLDISYNHLDLVPRLGPSGAALGTLILRANELRSLQGLEQLKSLRHLDVAYNLLEGHTELAPLLLLAELRKLCLEGNPLWFHPAHRATTAQYLSPRARNAAHGFLLDGKVLSLKDLQQTSESSGLVSVTQPLPWPVGSTTETSGGPELSDSLSSGGIVAQAPLRKVKSRVRVRRASISEPSDTDPELRTLDPSPAGWFVQQHRELELLASFRERFGCDWLQYRSRLETMGSPPFTTTKTPALSTPPLDVQSLETACSPPAIGEDNKESPEKGSEEGRVEPEPHGEREEQDKEEGSREDLEEEEEQEQKAVEAELCRPMLVCPLQGIGGVQGKECFLRVTSAHLFEVELQAARTLERLELQSLVAAELESETGTQGEPVSEGSGPPPGAPVLVLRFSYICPDRQLRRYVVLEPEAHEAIQELLAVLTPFTSVKEQQPGEAKDPKGARFQCLRCSCEFKPEESRLQLESDEGWKPLFQNTESPVVCPNCGSDHVVLLTVSEEVLNREQNQEDQSADSGCDLADHGGYPSAPDGIPPQASISHGRGSWSLSPPPGHSGFRSVDHRLRLFLDVEVFSNSEEEFQCCTKVPVVLAGHPGEFLCLVVVSDHMLYLLKVTGAICGPPASWLQPTLAIALQDLSGMEFGLAGQSLRLEWAAGTGSCVLLPRDARQCRAFLEELTGVLQSLPRTQRNCISATEEEVTPQHRLWPLLGKDTSAEGPQFFYLRAFLAEGSSTCPVSLLLTLTTLYLLDEDPAGSHGESPLPVVSGEASEQPAPQGPGSSLQVREQQPLSSLSSVQLYRTSPLDLRLIFYDEVSRLESFWALRVVCVEQLTALLAWIREPWEELFSIGLRTVTQEALDLDR; translated from the exons ATGGGCTCCCGAGGCCCTCTGTTTTTGGAAAGCGG GCTCCGCCCCCAGCGTCCCGTGGCTATGACGACCGCTCCGCGGGATTCAGTAGTGTGGAAGCTCGCGGGACTTTTGCGGGAATCGG GGGATGCGGTTCTCTCTGGCTGTAGCACACTGAGCCTGCTAACAGCCACACTGCAGCAGCTGAACAGAGTGCTTGAACTGTACCTGGGGCCATGGGGCCCCTGCCAGACAGGCTTTGTGGCTCTTCCCTCCCACCCTGCAGACTCACCCGTCATTCTCCAGCTTCAGTTCCTCTTCGATGTGCTGCAGAAAACACTGTCACTCAAG CTGGTTCACGTCCCTGGTGTTGGCCTCCCAGGACCTATCAAGATTTTCCCCTTCAAGTCTCTTCGGCAGCTGGAG CTTCGAGGAGTCCCTATCCAAAGCCTGTGCGGCCTTCGTGGCATCTACTCACAGTTGGAGTCCCTGGTCTGCACCAGAAGCATCCAGGCACTAGAG GAGCTCTTGTCGGCCTGCGGTGGGGACCTCTGCTCTGCCCTTCCCTGGCTAGCCTTGCTTTCTGCTGACTTCAGCTACAATGCACTCAGCAACTTAGACAGCTCCCTG CGTCTCCTGTCGGCTCTCCGCTTCCTCAACCTGAGCCACAATCATATCCAGGACTGCAAAGGCTTCCTGATG GACTTATCTGAACTGTACCATTTGGACATCTCCTATAACCACCTGGACTTGGTGCCAAGATTGGGACCGTCAGGGGCTGCTCTGGGGACTTTGATACTGAGGGCCAATGAGCTTCGGAGCCTTCAGG GCCTGGAGCAGCTGAAGAGCCTGCGGCATCTCGATGTGGCTTATAACCTTCTAGAAGGACACACAGAGCTGGCACCACTATTGCTGCTGGCCGAGCTCCGTAAG CTCTGTCTGGAAGGTAACCCTTTGTGGTTCCACCCCGCACATCGTGCAACCACCGCACAGTACTTGTCACCTCGGGCCAGAAATGCTGCTCATGGC TTCCTGCTTGATGGCAAGGTTTTGTCCCTGAAAGATCTTCAG CAAACTTCAGAATCTTCAGGGCTTGTTTCTGTGACCCAACCCCTGCCCTGGCCAGTAGGGAGCACCACTGAAACCTCAGGTGGCCCTGAGTTGAGTGATAGCCTCTCCTCAGGGGGCATTGTGGCCCAGGCCCCACTTCGTAAGGTTAAG AGCCGAGTCCGTGTGAGGCGAGCTAGCATCTCTGAGCCCAGTGACACAGACCCGGAGCTCCGAACTCTGGACCCCTCCCCAGCTG GATGGTTTGTGCAGCAGCATCGAGAACTGGAGCTGCTGGCCAGCTTCCGGGAGCGGTTTGGCTGTGACTGGCTGCAGTATAGGAGCCGCCTGGAGACCATGGGGAGCCCCCCTTTTACCACCACCAAGACTCCTGCCCTTAGCACCCCTCCTCTGGATGTCCAGAGCCTGGAGACTGCATGCAGCCCTCCAGCCATAGGAGAAGACAATAAGGAATCGCCAGAGAAAGGGTCAGAGGAAGGCAGGGTGGAGCCAGAGCCCCacggagagagggaagaacaggatAAAGAAGAGGGGTCAAGAGAGGacctggaggaggaagaggagcaggaacaGAAGGCAGTGGAAG CAGAGCTCTGTCGTCCCATGTTGGTGTGTCCGTTGCAGGGAATTGGGGGTGTGCAAGGCAAAGAGTGCTTTCTCCGGGTCACTTCTGCCCACTTGTTTGAAGTGGAACTCCAAGCAGCTCGGACCCTGGAGCGACTGGAGCTACAGAGCCTGGTGGCAGCTGAGCTAGAGTCAGAGACTGGAACCCAAGGAGAACCAGTGTCCGAG GGCTCAGGTCCACCCCCTGGGGCTCCAGTTCTTGTCCTGCGCTTTTCCTACATTTGTCCTGACCGGCAGTTACGTCGCTATGTTGTGCTGGAGCCAGAGGCTCATGAAGCCATCCAG GAGCTACTCGCTGTGCTGACCCCATTCACCAGTGTGAAAGAGCAGCAGCCTGGGGAGGCCAAGGACCCAAAGGGGGCCAGATTCCAGTGTCTGCGTTGTAGCTGTGAGTTCAAACCAGAGGAGTCCAGGTTGCAACTGGAGAGTGATGAAGGCTGGAAGCCTCTGTTTCAAAACACAG aatCTCCTGTTGTATGTCCCAACTGTGGGAGTGACCACGTGGTTCTCCTAACCGTGTCTGAGGAAGTCCTGAATAGAGAGCAGAACCAGGAAGACCAATCAGCAGATTCTGGGTGTGACCTTGCTGACCACGGTGGCTATCCTAGTGCACCTGATGGCATCCCACCTCAGGCATCCATATCCCATGGCCGTGGCAGCTGGAGTCTCAGCCCTC CCCCTGGACACTCTGGTTTTCGCTCTGTGGACCACCGGCTCCGGCTCTTCCTGGATGTTGAGGTGTTCAGCAACTCTGAGGAGGAGTTCCAGTGCTGTACCAAG GTGCCAGTGGTGTTAGCAGGCCACCCAGGGGAGTTTCTGTGCCTTGTGGTTGTGTCTGACCACATGCTTTACCTATTGAAGGTGACAGGGGCCATCTG TGGGCCTCCTGCTAGCTGGCTCCAGCCCACGCTGGCCATTGCTCTGCAAGATCTAAGTGGCATGGAGTTTGGCCTTGCAGGCCAGAGCCTTCGTTTGGAGTGGGCAGCTGGGACTGGCAGCTGTGTACTACTGCCCCGAGATGCCAGGCAATGCCGTGCCTTCCTTGAGGAGCTCACTG GTGTTTTGCAATCTCTGCCTCGTACCCAGAGGAACTGCATCAGTGCCACGGAGGAGGAGGTAACCCCGCAGCATCGGCTCTG GCCATTGCTGGGAAAAGATACTTCTGCAGAGGGGCCCCAGTTTTTCTACCTTAGGGCCTTCCTGGCTGAAG GCTCCTCTACCTGTCCTGTGTCCCTGTTGCTGACGTTGACCACCCTGTACCTATTAGATGAAGACCCTGCAGGGTCCCACGGAGAATCTCCCCTCCCAGTGGTGTCTGGAGAAGCCTCTGAGCAGCCGGCTCCTCAGGGGCCAGGTTCTTCTTTGCAGGTCAGGGAGCAGCAACCACTCAGCAGTCTGAGCTCTGTGCAGCTGTATCGCACAAGCCCTTTGGACCTGCGGCTGATCTTTTATgacgag GTGTCTCGACTGGAGAGTTTCTGGGCACTCCGTGTTGTGTGTGTAGAGCAGCTGACAGCCCTGCTGGCCTGGATTCGGGAGCCCTGGGAAGAGTTGTTCTCCATTGGTCTCCGGACAGTAACCCAGGAGGCTCTGGACCTGGACCGATGA
- the Stk11ip gene encoding serine/threonine-protein kinase 11-interacting protein isoform X2 — protein sequence MGSRGPLFLESGLRPQRPVAMTTAPRDSVVWKLAGLLRESGDAVLSGCSTLSLLTATLQQLNRVLELYLGPWGPCQTGFVALPSHPADSPVILQLQFLFDVLQKTLSLKLVHVPGVGLPGPIKIFPFKSLRQLELRGVPIQSLCGLRGIYSQLESLVCTRSIQALEELLSACGGDLCSALPWLALLSADFSYNALSNLDSSLRLLSALRFLNLSHNHIQDCKGFLMDLSELYHLDISYNHLDLVPRLGPSGAALGTLILRANELRSLQGLEQLKSLRHLDVAYNLLEGHTELAPLLLLAELRKLCLEGNPLWFHPAHRATTAQYLSPRARNAAHGFLLDGKVLSLKDLQQTSESSGLVSVTQPLPWPVGSTTETSGGPELSDSLSSGGIVAQAPLRKVKSRVRVRRASISEPSDTDPELRTLDPSPAGWFVQQHRELELLASFRERFGCDWLQYRSRLETMGSPPFTTTKTPALSTPPLDVQSLETACSPPAIGEDNKESPEKGSEEGRVEPEPHGEREEQDKEEGSREDLEEEEEQEQKAVEELCRPMLVCPLQGIGGVQGKECFLRVTSAHLFEVELQAARTLERLELQSLVAAELESETGTQGEPVSEGSGPPPGAPVLVLRFSYICPDRQLRRYVVLEPEAHEAIQELLAVLTPFTSVKEQQPGEAKDPKGARFQCLRCSCEFKPEESRLQLESDEGWKPLFQNTESPVVCPNCGSDHVVLLTVSEEVLNREQNQEDQSADSGCDLADHGGYPSAPDGIPPQASISHGRGSWSLSPPPGHSGFRSVDHRLRLFLDVEVFSNSEEEFQCCTKVPVVLAGHPGEFLCLVVVSDHMLYLLKVTGAICGPPASWLQPTLAIALQDLSGMEFGLAGQSLRLEWAAGTGSCVLLPRDARQCRAFLEELTGVLQSLPRTQRNCISATEEEVTPQHRLWPLLGKDTSAEGPQFFYLRAFLAEGSSTCPVSLLLTLTTLYLLDEDPAGSHGESPLPVVSGEASEQPAPQGPGSSLQVREQQPLSSLSSVQLYRTSPLDLRLIFYDEVSRLESFWALRVVCVEQLTALLAWIREPWEELFSIGLRTVTQEALDLDR from the exons ATGGGCTCCCGAGGCCCTCTGTTTTTGGAAAGCGG GCTCCGCCCCCAGCGTCCCGTGGCTATGACGACCGCTCCGCGGGATTCAGTAGTGTGGAAGCTCGCGGGACTTTTGCGGGAATCGG GGGATGCGGTTCTCTCTGGCTGTAGCACACTGAGCCTGCTAACAGCCACACTGCAGCAGCTGAACAGAGTGCTTGAACTGTACCTGGGGCCATGGGGCCCCTGCCAGACAGGCTTTGTGGCTCTTCCCTCCCACCCTGCAGACTCACCCGTCATTCTCCAGCTTCAGTTCCTCTTCGATGTGCTGCAGAAAACACTGTCACTCAAG CTGGTTCACGTCCCTGGTGTTGGCCTCCCAGGACCTATCAAGATTTTCCCCTTCAAGTCTCTTCGGCAGCTGGAG CTTCGAGGAGTCCCTATCCAAAGCCTGTGCGGCCTTCGTGGCATCTACTCACAGTTGGAGTCCCTGGTCTGCACCAGAAGCATCCAGGCACTAGAG GAGCTCTTGTCGGCCTGCGGTGGGGACCTCTGCTCTGCCCTTCCCTGGCTAGCCTTGCTTTCTGCTGACTTCAGCTACAATGCACTCAGCAACTTAGACAGCTCCCTG CGTCTCCTGTCGGCTCTCCGCTTCCTCAACCTGAGCCACAATCATATCCAGGACTGCAAAGGCTTCCTGATG GACTTATCTGAACTGTACCATTTGGACATCTCCTATAACCACCTGGACTTGGTGCCAAGATTGGGACCGTCAGGGGCTGCTCTGGGGACTTTGATACTGAGGGCCAATGAGCTTCGGAGCCTTCAGG GCCTGGAGCAGCTGAAGAGCCTGCGGCATCTCGATGTGGCTTATAACCTTCTAGAAGGACACACAGAGCTGGCACCACTATTGCTGCTGGCCGAGCTCCGTAAG CTCTGTCTGGAAGGTAACCCTTTGTGGTTCCACCCCGCACATCGTGCAACCACCGCACAGTACTTGTCACCTCGGGCCAGAAATGCTGCTCATGGC TTCCTGCTTGATGGCAAGGTTTTGTCCCTGAAAGATCTTCAG CAAACTTCAGAATCTTCAGGGCTTGTTTCTGTGACCCAACCCCTGCCCTGGCCAGTAGGGAGCACCACTGAAACCTCAGGTGGCCCTGAGTTGAGTGATAGCCTCTCCTCAGGGGGCATTGTGGCCCAGGCCCCACTTCGTAAGGTTAAG AGCCGAGTCCGTGTGAGGCGAGCTAGCATCTCTGAGCCCAGTGACACAGACCCGGAGCTCCGAACTCTGGACCCCTCCCCAGCTG GATGGTTTGTGCAGCAGCATCGAGAACTGGAGCTGCTGGCCAGCTTCCGGGAGCGGTTTGGCTGTGACTGGCTGCAGTATAGGAGCCGCCTGGAGACCATGGGGAGCCCCCCTTTTACCACCACCAAGACTCCTGCCCTTAGCACCCCTCCTCTGGATGTCCAGAGCCTGGAGACTGCATGCAGCCCTCCAGCCATAGGAGAAGACAATAAGGAATCGCCAGAGAAAGGGTCAGAGGAAGGCAGGGTGGAGCCAGAGCCCCacggagagagggaagaacaggatAAAGAAGAGGGGTCAAGAGAGGacctggaggaggaagaggagcaggaacaGAAGGCAGTGGAAG AGCTCTGTCGTCCCATGTTGGTGTGTCCGTTGCAGGGAATTGGGGGTGTGCAAGGCAAAGAGTGCTTTCTCCGGGTCACTTCTGCCCACTTGTTTGAAGTGGAACTCCAAGCAGCTCGGACCCTGGAGCGACTGGAGCTACAGAGCCTGGTGGCAGCTGAGCTAGAGTCAGAGACTGGAACCCAAGGAGAACCAGTGTCCGAG GGCTCAGGTCCACCCCCTGGGGCTCCAGTTCTTGTCCTGCGCTTTTCCTACATTTGTCCTGACCGGCAGTTACGTCGCTATGTTGTGCTGGAGCCAGAGGCTCATGAAGCCATCCAG GAGCTACTCGCTGTGCTGACCCCATTCACCAGTGTGAAAGAGCAGCAGCCTGGGGAGGCCAAGGACCCAAAGGGGGCCAGATTCCAGTGTCTGCGTTGTAGCTGTGAGTTCAAACCAGAGGAGTCCAGGTTGCAACTGGAGAGTGATGAAGGCTGGAAGCCTCTGTTTCAAAACACAG aatCTCCTGTTGTATGTCCCAACTGTGGGAGTGACCACGTGGTTCTCCTAACCGTGTCTGAGGAAGTCCTGAATAGAGAGCAGAACCAGGAAGACCAATCAGCAGATTCTGGGTGTGACCTTGCTGACCACGGTGGCTATCCTAGTGCACCTGATGGCATCCCACCTCAGGCATCCATATCCCATGGCCGTGGCAGCTGGAGTCTCAGCCCTC CCCCTGGACACTCTGGTTTTCGCTCTGTGGACCACCGGCTCCGGCTCTTCCTGGATGTTGAGGTGTTCAGCAACTCTGAGGAGGAGTTCCAGTGCTGTACCAAG GTGCCAGTGGTGTTAGCAGGCCACCCAGGGGAGTTTCTGTGCCTTGTGGTTGTGTCTGACCACATGCTTTACCTATTGAAGGTGACAGGGGCCATCTG TGGGCCTCCTGCTAGCTGGCTCCAGCCCACGCTGGCCATTGCTCTGCAAGATCTAAGTGGCATGGAGTTTGGCCTTGCAGGCCAGAGCCTTCGTTTGGAGTGGGCAGCTGGGACTGGCAGCTGTGTACTACTGCCCCGAGATGCCAGGCAATGCCGTGCCTTCCTTGAGGAGCTCACTG GTGTTTTGCAATCTCTGCCTCGTACCCAGAGGAACTGCATCAGTGCCACGGAGGAGGAGGTAACCCCGCAGCATCGGCTCTG GCCATTGCTGGGAAAAGATACTTCTGCAGAGGGGCCCCAGTTTTTCTACCTTAGGGCCTTCCTGGCTGAAG GCTCCTCTACCTGTCCTGTGTCCCTGTTGCTGACGTTGACCACCCTGTACCTATTAGATGAAGACCCTGCAGGGTCCCACGGAGAATCTCCCCTCCCAGTGGTGTCTGGAGAAGCCTCTGAGCAGCCGGCTCCTCAGGGGCCAGGTTCTTCTTTGCAGGTCAGGGAGCAGCAACCACTCAGCAGTCTGAGCTCTGTGCAGCTGTATCGCACAAGCCCTTTGGACCTGCGGCTGATCTTTTATgacgag GTGTCTCGACTGGAGAGTTTCTGGGCACTCCGTGTTGTGTGTGTAGAGCAGCTGACAGCCCTGCTGGCCTGGATTCGGGAGCCCTGGGAAGAGTTGTTCTCCATTGGTCTCCGGACAGTAACCCAGGAGGCTCTGGACCTGGACCGATGA